One genomic window of Conger conger chromosome 7, fConCon1.1, whole genome shotgun sequence includes the following:
- the LOC133133319 gene encoding olfactory receptor 52E4-like, whose protein sequence is MDNISFNMGFTLSGLMESKVNKYIYFVLISIVYLLINVFNLILIVTIILERALHEPMYIFLCNLCFNGLFGPAGFYPKLLSDLVYGIHLISYNGCLLQIFVIYSYVVCEYSILMIMAYDRFVAICKPLEYHRIMRSQTIWKLILFSWSFPCITVFTGVMLTMRLQLCGSHIDKSYCDNWSVVKLSCVPTTINNVYGFTVIFLMIAHAVFIVYTYMKLICACIKSKDSRNKFMQTCLPHLVSLINFTTAMLFDTMFSRYKSKDFPPSLLNFLQLEFLIIPPLLNPIIYGLKLAEVRKTLFGKCKVTKIKY, encoded by the coding sequence ATGGACAACATATCTTTCAATATGGGATTCACCCTTTCTGGCCTTATGGAGTCAAaagtaaacaaatatatatactttgttttaatttcaattgtttatttgttaataaatgtatttaatctgATTCTTATTGTGACAATTATTCTAGAGAGAGCACTCCATGAGCCCATGTACATCTTCCTGTGTAACCTGTGTTTTAATGGACTGTTTGGGCCAGCAGGTTTTTACCCTAAATTACTGTCTGACTTAGTGTATGGCATTCATCTCATCTCATACAATGGTTGTCTGCTGCAAATATTTGTAATCTACAGttatgtagtgtgtgagtattcAATATTAATGATAATGGCTTACGACAGGTTTGTAGCAATATGTAAACCATTGGAGTATCACAGGATAATGAGATCTCAGACGATTtggaaattaattttgttttcatggtCATTTCCATGTATAACTGTGTTCACCGGAGTTATGTTAACAATGAGGTTGCAATTATGTGGATCCCACATTGATAAATCCTACTGTGATAACTGGTCAGTTGTGAAGCTCTCTTGTGTACCAACTACAATTAATAATGTTTATGGGTTTACTGTAATCTTTTTAATGATAGCACatgctgtttttattgtgtATACTTATATGAAATTGATCTGTGCCTGTATAAAATCAAAGGACAGCAGAAACAAATTTATGCAGACCTGCTTACCACACTTggtttcattaattaattttacaacAGCTATGCTTTTTGACACAATGTTCAGTCGATATAAATCAAAGGATTTCCCACCAAGTTTACTTAACTTCCTGCAACTGGAATTTCTAATAATCCCACCTCTTTTAAATCCCATTATATATGGGCTGAAACTGGCCGAGGTACGTAAAACactttttggaaaatgtaaggtaactaaaataaaatattaa